In Drosophila pseudoobscura strain MV-25-SWS-2005 chromosome 4, UCI_Dpse_MV25, whole genome shotgun sequence, the following proteins share a genomic window:
- the Frmd5 gene encoding FERM domain-containing protein 5 isoform X1 gives MFKSKQEGSLVYKCTVRLLDDSDVVECEFQAFHKGIYLLDYLCGELNIKEKDYFGLRYVDSSKQRHWLDLAKSLIKQSKELDPILFSLRVKFYPADPFRLTGISRIMLYKQLKRDLRHGRLYCSFGEAAALGALIVQEELGDYNEKIHIGDYVSSLELALRQTESLEKKIIELHKKREVGQDSFSAIYDFLGIARTLETYGIEPHPVKDHRGSQLYIGINNSGISTFIAGKRSQHFRWNEVHKINFEGKMFIAHLSYTDASREPKKHTIGFKCPSGAACRYLWRCAIEQMLFFTLPNSENAAVVSGGGFFSWGTKFRYTGRTEREILTENINALREQKINGSSSSKRKASSVPATPSSPQGELSQIRYSSLPRSTMSEPLGSSIIPMNRNHVFGAHNQDQSTCLIDSNGCIQMPILEPVCEEARLRSSNIENVNYLTNPLTGLPYRDLIEHSSTEFGSGYDQARKNKENTKQYTGYASKQYYSLPNPNSNSSAGMTVTKKVDNFSNMHKNSVHSAKTLRKFRLLHAFIPSVIFVAFAMAGTAVFIMESESDLFEQIRNSPEMICLRFHYYQPLKDFVLQKFGRKD, from the exons ATGTTTAAAAGTAAGCAAGAAGGAAGTCTGGTGTATAAATGCACAGTTCGTCTACTCGATGATTCTGACGTAGTAGAATGCGAATTTCAG GCGTTCCACAAGGGAATTTACTTATTGGACTACTTATGTGGCgaattaaatataaaagaGAAAGACTACTTCGGCTTGCGATATGTCGATTCGTCAAAACAAAGA CACTGGCTCGACCTGGCCAAATCTTTAATAAAACAAAGTAAGG AACTGGATCCCATTTTATTCTCATTAAGAGTAAAATTTTACCCCGCCGATCCATTTCGTCTTACTGGGATCTCTCGAATTATGTTgtataaacaattaaaaagaGATTTAAGACACGGACGTTTGTACTGCTCCTTTGGTGAGGCAGCCGCGTTGGGTGCTTTAATTGTACAAG AGGAACTTGGAGACTATAATGAGAAGATTCATATAGGCGACTATGTTTCGTCCCTTGAATTGGCCCTGCGTCAAACGGAAAGTCtggaaaagaaaataattgaaCTCCACAAAAAGCGAGAGGTTGGGCAGGATTCTTTCTCAGCTATTTATGACTTTCTGGGTATAGCTCGCACACTGGAAACCTATGGAATTGAACCCCATCCTGTCAAAGATCACCGTGGATCGCAGCTTTATATTGGTATTAATAATTCGGGTATTAGCACGTTCATTGCAGGCAAACGTTCACAACATTTCCGTTGGAATGAAGTGCATAAGATTAACTTTGAagggaaaatgtttattgCACATTTAAGTTATACTGATGCGAGCCGTGAACCT AAAAAGCACACTATTGGATTTAAATGCCCTTCAGGCGCTGCTTGTCGCTATCTGTGGAGATGTGCCATCGAACAAATGCTGTTTTTTAC ACTGCCCAATAGTGAAAATGCTGCGGTCGTTTCTGGTGGAGGTTTTTTCTCTTGGGGTACAAAATTTCGATACACTGGTCGAACAGAGCGGGAAATACTAACTGAAAATATAAATGCACTGCGcgagcaaaaaataaatggtTCAAGTTCGAGTAAGCGAAAGGCGAGCAGTGTTCCAGCCACTCCTTCTAGTCCCCAGGGAGAATTATCACAAATAC GTTACAGTAGCTTACCTCGTTCAACAATGTCTGAACCGTTGGGATCCTCCATTATACCAATGAATCGCAATCATGTTTTTGGCGCTCACAACCAGGATCAGAGCACTTGCTTAATCGATAGCAATGGATGTATTCAAATGCCTATTTTAGAGCCCGTTTGCGAGGAGGCTCGTCTACGTTCGTCAAACATTGAGAATGTCAACTATTTGACAAATCCGTTGACTGGACTTCCATACCGAGATTTGATCGAACATTCTTCCACTGAATTCGGTAGTGGCTATGATCAGGccagaaaaaataaagaaaatacaaagCAATACACTGGCTACGCGTCCAAACAGTACTATTCACTACCTAATCCTAACTCGAATTCATCAGCCGGTATGACAGTCACTAAGAAAGTTGATAATTTTTCGAACATGCATAAAAATTCAGTTCATAGTGCGAAAACATTACGAAAATTTCGCTTATTGCATGCCTTTATTCCATCGGTTATTTTCGTAGCTTTCGCGATGGCTGGAACAGCTGTATTTATAAtggagtcagagtcagatcTATTTGAGCAAATACGCAATTCTCCTGAAATGATTTGCCTACGCTTCCACTATTATCAGCCTTTGAAAGATTTTGTTTTACAAAAGTTTGGTAGAAAAGATTAA
- the Frmd5 gene encoding FERM domain-containing protein 3 isoform X2, giving the protein MSIRQNKDKELDPILFSLRVKFYPADPFRLTGISRIMLYKQLKRDLRHGRLYCSFGEAAALGALIVQEELGDYNEKIHIGDYVSSLELALRQTESLEKKIIELHKKREVGQDSFSAIYDFLGIARTLETYGIEPHPVKDHRGSQLYIGINNSGISTFIAGKRSQHFRWNEVHKINFEGKMFIAHLSYTDASREPKKHTIGFKCPSGAACRYLWRCAIEQMLFFTLPNSENAAVVSGGGFFSWGTKFRYTGRTEREILTENINALREQKINGSSSSKRKASSVPATPSSPQGELSQIRYSSLPRSTMSEPLGSSIIPMNRNHVFGAHNQDQSTCLIDSNGCIQMPILEPVCEEARLRSSNIENVNYLTNPLTGLPYRDLIEHSSTEFGSGYDQARKNKENTKQYTGYASKQYYSLPNPNSNSSAGMTVTKKVDNFSNMHKNSVHSAKTLRKFRLLHAFIPSVIFVAFAMAGTAVFIMESESDLFEQIRNSPEMICLRFHYYQPLKDFVLQKFGRKD; this is encoded by the exons ATGTCGATTCGTCAAAACAAAGA TAAGG AACTGGATCCCATTTTATTCTCATTAAGAGTAAAATTTTACCCCGCCGATCCATTTCGTCTTACTGGGATCTCTCGAATTATGTTgtataaacaattaaaaagaGATTTAAGACACGGACGTTTGTACTGCTCCTTTGGTGAGGCAGCCGCGTTGGGTGCTTTAATTGTACAAG AGGAACTTGGAGACTATAATGAGAAGATTCATATAGGCGACTATGTTTCGTCCCTTGAATTGGCCCTGCGTCAAACGGAAAGTCtggaaaagaaaataattgaaCTCCACAAAAAGCGAGAGGTTGGGCAGGATTCTTTCTCAGCTATTTATGACTTTCTGGGTATAGCTCGCACACTGGAAACCTATGGAATTGAACCCCATCCTGTCAAAGATCACCGTGGATCGCAGCTTTATATTGGTATTAATAATTCGGGTATTAGCACGTTCATTGCAGGCAAACGTTCACAACATTTCCGTTGGAATGAAGTGCATAAGATTAACTTTGAagggaaaatgtttattgCACATTTAAGTTATACTGATGCGAGCCGTGAACCT AAAAAGCACACTATTGGATTTAAATGCCCTTCAGGCGCTGCTTGTCGCTATCTGTGGAGATGTGCCATCGAACAAATGCTGTTTTTTAC ACTGCCCAATAGTGAAAATGCTGCGGTCGTTTCTGGTGGAGGTTTTTTCTCTTGGGGTACAAAATTTCGATACACTGGTCGAACAGAGCGGGAAATACTAACTGAAAATATAAATGCACTGCGcgagcaaaaaataaatggtTCAAGTTCGAGTAAGCGAAAGGCGAGCAGTGTTCCAGCCACTCCTTCTAGTCCCCAGGGAGAATTATCACAAATAC GTTACAGTAGCTTACCTCGTTCAACAATGTCTGAACCGTTGGGATCCTCCATTATACCAATGAATCGCAATCATGTTTTTGGCGCTCACAACCAGGATCAGAGCACTTGCTTAATCGATAGCAATGGATGTATTCAAATGCCTATTTTAGAGCCCGTTTGCGAGGAGGCTCGTCTACGTTCGTCAAACATTGAGAATGTCAACTATTTGACAAATCCGTTGACTGGACTTCCATACCGAGATTTGATCGAACATTCTTCCACTGAATTCGGTAGTGGCTATGATCAGGccagaaaaaataaagaaaatacaaagCAATACACTGGCTACGCGTCCAAACAGTACTATTCACTACCTAATCCTAACTCGAATTCATCAGCCGGTATGACAGTCACTAAGAAAGTTGATAATTTTTCGAACATGCATAAAAATTCAGTTCATAGTGCGAAAACATTACGAAAATTTCGCTTATTGCATGCCTTTATTCCATCGGTTATTTTCGTAGCTTTCGCGATGGCTGGAACAGCTGTATTTATAAtggagtcagagtcagatcTATTTGAGCAAATACGCAATTCTCCTGAAATGATTTGCCTACGCTTCCACTATTATCAGCCTTTGAAAGATTTTGTTTTACAAAAGTTTGGTAGAAAAGATTAA
- the Frmd5 gene encoding FERM domain-containing protein 5 isoform X3 gives MFKSKQEGSLVYKCTVRLLDDSDVVECEFQAFHKGIYLLDYLCGELNIKEKDYFGLRYVDSSKQRHWLDLAKSLIKQSKELDPILFSLRVKFYPADPFRLTGISRIMLYKQLKRDLRHGRLYCSFGEAAALGALIVQA, from the exons ATGTTTAAAAGTAAGCAAGAAGGAAGTCTGGTGTATAAATGCACAGTTCGTCTACTCGATGATTCTGACGTAGTAGAATGCGAATTTCAG GCGTTCCACAAGGGAATTTACTTATTGGACTACTTATGTGGCgaattaaatataaaagaGAAAGACTACTTCGGCTTGCGATATGTCGATTCGTCAAAACAAAGA CACTGGCTCGACCTGGCCAAATCTTTAATAAAACAAAGTAAGG AACTGGATCCCATTTTATTCTCATTAAGAGTAAAATTTTACCCCGCCGATCCATTTCGTCTTACTGGGATCTCTCGAATTATGTTgtataaacaattaaaaagaGATTTAAGACACGGACGTTTGTACTGCTCCTTTGGTGAGGCAGCCGCGTTGGGTGCTTTAATTGTACAAG catAG